One window of the Montipora foliosa isolate CH-2021 chromosome 4, ASM3666993v2, whole genome shotgun sequence genome contains the following:
- the LOC137999840 gene encoding neuropeptide FF receptor 2-like has translation MTMSGLMQIMLNRFGNHAAPNIVPFDNSQMRKSLMLISVDRLIAVVFPLKIKLISWKVRLVCILVSWIVAIAAHAHYLHILHVSSYGYCSFRANWTTETNNKYKTAMFIVFYLVPVCLLTIIYSTIAWTLKRRQNERRIMSKSKRSRDPATNRQIVRLSIAILAAFIVCIGPLFVCSFIIIFKFHGELPPEIGAKIPKVIVFIINKMLLHSWGALNPCICFAFSENYRTGFKHLVFGRRRAGRTAFPQLVSIMNMTLVSRRTKRSSSSDHVSMKSVTKAQQERLKLVGAEKEQGQKQKNTTEKQKEKPMVEEINHEENASLL, from the exons ATGACAATGTCGGGTTTAATGCAGATCATGCTGAACCGTTTTGGTAACCATGCGGCTCCCAATATCGTGCCATTTGATAACAGCCAAATGCGTAAG AGCCTTATGCTGATTTCAGTGGACAGGCTGATTGCTGTTGTCTTCCCTTTGAAGATAAAACTCATCTCGTGGAAAGTGCGTTTAGTCTGCATCCTGGTTTCGTGGATTGTGGCCATAGCTGCTCATGCTCATTACCTTCACATACTCCATGTTTCCTCCTATGGTTATTGCAGCTTCAGAGCCAACTGGACTACGGAAACCAACAATAAATATAAGACAGCCATGTTCATCGTATTCTACCTGGTACCAGTGTGTTTGTTGACTATCATATACAGCACCATAGCTTGGACtctaaaacgaagacaaaaTGAAAGGAGAATTATGTCCAAATCTAAGAGATCTCGAGACCCTGCAACTAACAGACAGATAGTCAGATTGTCAATAGCCATATTAGCTGCTTTTATTGTCTGTATTGGCCCATTGTTTGTTTGCTCTTTTATCATCATATTTAAGTTTCATGGGGAGCTTCCCCCTGAAATCGGTGCTAAAATTCCCAAAGTCATTGTATTCATCATAAATAAGATGTTGCTTCATTCGTGGGGAGCCCTAAATCCCTGCATCTGCTTTGCTTTTAGTGAAAATTACCgaacaggtttcaaacatttaGTATTTGGCCGACGTCGAGCTGGCAGAACAGCCTTTCCACAACTGGTGAGCATCATGAACATGACATTGGTTAGCCGAAGAACAAAAAGGAGCTCAAGTTCCGATCACGTCAGCATGAAGAGTGTCACTAAAGCTCAACAAGAAAGGCTTAAACTTGTGGGAGCAGAGAAAGAGCAAggtcaaaagcaaaaaaatactaccgagaaacaaaaagaaaaacctatgGTTGAAGAAATAAATCACGAGGAGAATGCAAGTCTTCTCTAA
- the LOC137998970 gene encoding uncharacterized protein: protein MDISVLRKGRRLYANQDEIDKLEPVHVKKVPLAPQGSAKYEVEYHDAGPLSVVVDNWKWGRAQPCKRAGFCKGGRRRLQLCLGSLECANKKCAYLKIQKSPNKVDFYRSKRCMHCHREAIKKTCSARKYVENDRCHKKMTVIYLQEHDCSPKQEEDKPSRQELENILRIKPTKSAGQLQLDVVREALLSGKEGDEVNEIALKFSNKKHLQYIQSTINKDKRPGGSEIEAVRLLKDNFIARKLDENLIMCVNDDYVILSSEQKVQLGALISLGIVDEPVSLDGCESRAQKYTEIEMTTYDPILRRNVKLVSMFAAKPGENSDNVQKMVQCFDAAVNTVLPTVAGEYDADTEDVLGKGLDSKSYVGDEGGALRRGLCMAKGEDIKNKTISDFFHFKQDINRNSVYFRDQNSKDKFKSIMMDAYNSPTSLQAVDAEKKVEKKKEKKQQTSKK from the coding sequence ATGGACATCAGCGTTTTAAGAAAAGGACGTAGACTGTATGCCAACCAAGACGAAATTGACAAACTCGAGCCAGTTCACGTGAAGAAGGTTCCTCTGGCTCCCCAAGGTTCTGCAAAGTATGAAGTGGAATACCATGATGCGGGACCTTTGTCGGTGGTTGTAGACAACTGGAAGTGGGGTAGAGCACAACCCTGCAAAAGAGCGGGGTTTTGTAAGGGTGGGAGAAGGAGACTTCAATTGTGTCTCGGTTCCTTAGAATGCGCAAACAAGAAGTGCGcatatttaaaaattcaaaagtctCCAAACAAAGTCGATTTTTATCGATCTAAACGTTGCATGCACTGTCACCGTGAAGCCATTAAAAAGACTTGCTCAGCAAGAAAATATGTTGAAAACGACCGGTGCCACAAAAAAATGACGGTAATCTATTTACAGGAACACGATTGCTCTCCAAAGCAAGAAGAAGATAAGCCGTCTAGGCAGGAACTAGAAAACATTCTCCGTATAAAACCTACGAAATCAGCAGGTCAACTACAGTTGGACGTTGTACGTGAGGCCTTACTTAGCGGTAAAGAAGGAGACGAGGTGAACGAAATAGCTTTAAAATTCAGTAACAAGAAACATCTTCAATATATACAGAGTACCATCAACAAGGATAAGAGACCTGGGGGATCGGAAATAGAAGCTGTTCGATTGCTTAAGGATAATTTTATTGCCAGAAAGTTAGATGAAAATTTAATTATGTGTGTTAACGACGATTACGTCATTCTTTCGTCTGAGCAGAAGGTGCAATTAGGTGCACTCATTAGTCTTGGCATTGTTGACGAACCGGTAAGCCTCGATGGCTGTGAAAGCCGCGCACAAAAGTACACAGAAATCGAGATGACCACCTACGACCCCATCTTGAGGCGCAATGTCAAATTAGTCAGTATGTTTGCGGCCAAACCCGGTGAAAATTCGGACAACGTGCAAAAAATGGTACAGTGTTTTGATGCGGCCGTTAATACAGTTCTCCCAACAGTCGCTGGCGAATATGACGCAGATACTGAAGATGTCTTAGGAAAGGGATTGGATTCAAAATCATACGTCGGTGATGAAGGTGGTGCTCTGAGGCGAGGTCTTTGCATGGCAAAGGGGGAAGACATAAAAAACAAGACTATATCAGACTTTTTCCACTTCAAACAAGACATCAACCGTAATTCCGTCTACTTTAGGGACCAAAATAGTAAAGATAAGTTCAAATCAATAATGATGGATGCGTACAATTCCCCTACCTCTTTGCAGGCAGTAGATGccgaaaaaaaagttgaaaaaaaaaaggaaaaaaagcaacAAACGTCAAAAAAATGA
- the LOC138001014 gene encoding neuropeptide FF receptor 2-like translates to MSKNCGNIAEVVGLTKGEKAILIATYSIVLLVALIGNVLIILVFSKYKPLRKSINYFVVNMAVSDLFTPFTIMPFIIAQTLSSDRFLSRLEPKVANIICKLCYFLADVSVLVSIQSLMLISVDRLIAVVFPLKIKLISWKVRLVCILVSWIVAIAAHAHYLHIRHVSFYGYCCSRAKSTTETNNKYKTAMFIVFYLVPVCLLTIIYSTIAWTLKRRQNESRKMSEFKRSRDPASNRQIVRLSIAILAAFIVCIGPLFVCSFIIIFKFHGELPPEIGAKIPGVIVFIIRKMLLHSWGALNPCICFAFSENYRTGFKHLVFGRRRAGRTAFPQLVSIENMTLVSRRTKRSSSSDHVSMKSIIEAQQETEV, encoded by the coding sequence ATGTCTAAAAACTGCGGTAATATCGCGGAAGTCGTCGGACTGACAAAGGGAGAGAAGGCCATTTTAATAGCAACCTATTCCATCGTACTCCTTGTCGCGTTGATTGGAAACGTTCTAATCATCCTGGTGTTTTCCAAGTACAAGCCACTTCGAAAATCAATCAATTATTTCGTGGTCAATATGGCTGTCTCCGATCTCTTCACTCCCTTTACTATCATGCCCTTTATAATTGCACAGACACTATCTTCAGATCGCTTTCTTTCCCGGCTTGAGCCGAAAGTTGCAAACATCATTTGCAAACTTTGCTATTTTCTTGCTGATGTTTCTGTGCTGGTCTCCATTCAGAGCCTTATGCTGATTTCAGTGGACAGGCTGATTGCTGTTGTCTTCCCTTTGAAGATAAAACTCATCTCGTGGAAAGTGCGTTTAGTCTGCATCCTGGTTTCGTGGATTGTGGCCATAGCTGCTCATGCTCATTACCTTCACATACGCCATGTTTCCTTTTATGGTTATTGCTGTTCCAGAGCCAAATCGACTACGGAAACCAACAATAAATATAAGACAGCCATGTTCATCGTATTCTACCTAGTACCAGTGTGTTTGTTGACTATCATATACAGCACCATAGCTTGGACtctaaaacgaagacaaaaTGAAAGCAGAAAGATGTCCGAATTTAAGAGATCTCGAGACCCTGCAAGCAACAGACAGATAGTCAGATTGTCAATAGCCATATTAGCTGCTTTTATTGTCTGTATTGGCCCATTGTTTGTTTGCTCTTTTATCATCATATTTAAGTTTCATGGGGAGCTTCCCCCTGAAATCGGTGCTAAAATTCCCGGAGTTATTGTATTCATCATAAGAAAGATGTTGCTTCATTCGTGGGGAGCCCTCAATCCCTGCATCTGCTTTGCTTTTAGTGAAAACTACCgaacaggtttcaaacatttaGTCTTTGGCCGACGTCGAGCTGGCAGAACAGCCTTTCCACAACTGGTGAGCATTGAGAACATGACATTGGTTAGCCGAAGAACAAAAAGGAGCTCAAGCTCCGATCACGTCAGCATGAAGAGTATCATTGAAGCTCAACAAGAAACTGAGGTTTAA